The Salvelinus alpinus chromosome 28, SLU_Salpinus.1, whole genome shotgun sequence genome includes a window with the following:
- the LOC139557769 gene encoding uncharacterized protein isoform X1, whose translation MDSSPVLRQQCQNTILNDHSSLNRMTADTKPGSKHPSVPHPSKHLSVPHPSKHLSVPHPSKHPSVPHPSKHPSVPHGHPSKLGPENKDPAAASDNGPKLTIKPLGISRLPVLAKSLPLKTPSDFTLSHKRWEDNSLAGKAKRMKPSTKPVPFNFSNHKANRMGAQNQRGPLAATERAGAQPTQPKSTFSTAAHLKTRPTTTTAKLPSSIPATHNKAQSKSTVELAVQLPTLHLAARKAGPGPGGILSQQNRESVKPHQTQAPSAATSMSLSQHPKGKAQSSSDNLLHVPGLGQLSRPPSSFALGSGLSSSAFSFSSASTASAQPTALSTEACGGHFDMLSLKDPSMPGQLPSSSAGSVEATFHSDPSALRSILQNEGISAARVFMSSRPSTQAYNNMPQRVSIMKNGPKTALSAGPVKSVQFSPEPSSLNSILQDEGVSYSLQPQRVSVMKSHQKTAASAGPVRSVQFFPDAAALGSILQNEEVKAGRPLEATPQCTSACPSGRGTSIYTAQRVPITKWHTEAPGEPMVTSVSLTPALKWTPQRVPDTRHQPMSMRRLLSAHWTPYAGSPSLRGLQGHSGDLETCKEEIVQTLFKETEEEERTDGVVLDQDPAETRADQQLTKEEKQSNTGGRLQTFYQAPHRESVIFFSTAKKLHRAAPAHEQESPVARSLERGGPMEHCAAAGQEAMHLLPLHPELDRASAPEIPEVTAAATDLTRLTNLSAFVPLSQPRDSIMFPKSGALSSATALLRRRLPPLKELRLDAEVATYTSSPFLPPSSSWPLQTRCGNPVAAALHLQDYTFFQPIILDPSSTSYSSPLWKR comes from the exons ATGGATTCCTCTCCAGTACTGCGTCAGCAATGTCAGAACACAATCCTGAACGACCATTCAAG TCTCAACAGAATGACAGCAGACACAAAGCCAGGCTCTAAACACCCCTCTGTACCCCACCCTTCCAAACACCTCTCTGTACCCCACCCTTCCAAACACCTCTCTGTACCCCACCCTTCCAAACACCCCTCTGTACCCCACCCTTCCAAACACCCCTCTGTACCCCATGGCCATCCTTCCAAACTGGGGCCTGAGAACAAGGACCCAGCAGCAGCCTCAGACAACGGTCCTAAACTCACTATAAAACCGCTGGGCATCAGCAGGCTGCCAGTGCTGGCCAAGTCCCTGCCCCTTAAGACTCCCTCTGACTTCACACTGTCACACAAGAGATGGGAGGACAACTCTCTAGCG GGTAAAGCCAAGAGGATGAAACCAAGCACCAAGCCTGTGCCTTTCAACTTCTCTAATCACAAGGCAAACCGAATGGGGGCACAGAACCAGAGGGGACCGCTGGCTGCTACTGAAAGGGCTGGTGCTCAACCAACCCAACCTAAAAGTACTTTTAGCACTGCTGCCCATCTAAAAACAAGACCCACAACAACCACTGCCAAACTGCCCAGTAGCATCCCAGCAACTCATAACAAGGCCCAATCAAAGTCAACAGTAGAGCTTGCTGTTCAACTCCCAACACTACACTTGGCAGCTAGAAAAGCAGGCCCAGGGCCTGGCGGCATCTTGTCACAGCAAAATAGAGAGTCGGTGAAGCCTCATCAAACCCAGGCTCCCAGTGCTGCCACCTCCATGTCTTTGTCTCAACATCCAAAAGGAAAGGCCCAGTCTTCTTCAGATAATCTATTGCACGTACCTGGATTGGGACAACTTTCCAGACCTCCCAGTTCATTTGCTCTTGGCTCAGGTCTTTCGTCCAGTGCTTTCTCATTTAGTAGTGCCTCCACTGCCTCAGCCCAGCCCACTGCCCTCAGTACGGAAGCCTGTGGGGGCCATTTTGACATGCTCAGCTTGAAAGATCCTTCCATGCCTGGGCAGTTACCAAGTAGTAGCGCTG ggAGTGTGGAGGCTACCTtccactctgacccctctgcCCTACGTAGTATCCTCCAGAATGAGGGAATCAGTGCAGCCAGGGTCTTTATGTCCAGCCGTCCCTCTACACAAGCCtataacaacatg CCCCAGAGAGTGTCCATCATGAAGAATGGTCCGAAGACAGCGCTCTCTGCTG GTCCCGTAAAGTCTGTTCAGTTCTCCCCTGAGCCTTCATCCCTCAACAGCATCCTGCAGGATGAAGGGGTCAGCTACTCTCTCCAGCCCCAGAGAGTGTCTGTCATGAAGAGTCACCAGAAGACAGCAGCCTCTGCAG GTCCAGTACGGAGTGTTCAGTTCTTCCCAGATGCTGCAGCCCTCGGCAGCATCCTGCAGAATGAAGAGGTGAAGGCTGGGAGACCCCTGGAGGCCACACCCCAGTGCACCTCTGCCTGTCCATCTGGCAGGGGCACCTCCATCTACACT GCACAGCGAGTACCTATCACAAAGTGGCACACTGAAGCACCTGGAGAACCTATGG TGACATCAGTCAGCCTGACCCCTGCCTTAAAGTGGACACCCCAGCGGGTCCCTGACACAAGGCATCAGCCCATGTCCATG AGGAGGCTCCTGTCTGCCCATTGGACCCCCTACGCAGGCTCTCCCAGTCTCAGGGGCCTCCAGGGCCACAGCGGAGATCTGGAGACATGCAAGGAG GAGATTGTCCAGACATTGTTTAAGGAGACTGAAGAGGAAGAACGGACAGACGGTGTGGTGTTGGATCAAGACCCTGCTGAGACGCGAGCAGACCAACAGCTGACGAAGGAGGAGAAGCAAAGTAACACAGGAGGACGACTCCAGACTTTCTACCAAGCCCCACACAGAGAATCAGTCATTTTCTTCTCAACTGCCAAGAAGCTGCACAGAGCAGCTCCAGCACACGAACAGGAGAGTCCTGTGGCCAGATCTCTGGAGCGAGGTGGGCCCATGGAGCATTGTGCTGCAGCAGGACAGGAGGCGATGCACCTCCTCCCTCTGCATCCAGAGTTAGACAGAGCCTCTGCACCAGAGATCCCTGAAGTCACAGCTGCAGCCACAGATCTGACCAGGTTGACCAACCTTTCAGCTTTTGTCCCCCTGAGCCAGCCCAGAG ATAGTATTATGTTCCCAAAGAGCGGTGCTCTGAGTTCTGCTACAGCCTTGCTCCGCCGGCGCCTCCCCCCTCTGAAGGAGCTACGTCTGGATGCGGAGGTGGCCACCTACACCTCCTCCCCATTCCTACCTCCCTCGTCATCTTGGCCCCTGCAGACCCGCTGTGGAAACCCTGTAGCAGCAGCCCTGCATCTCCAGGACTACACT TTTTTTCAGCCAATTATCTTGGACCCCTCATCTACttcctactcctctcctctctggaagAGATGA
- the LOC139557769 gene encoding uncharacterized protein isoform X2 produces the protein MDSSPVLRQQCQNTILNDHSSLNRMTADTKPGSKHPSVPHPSKHLSVPHPSKHLSVPHPSKHPSVPHPSKHPSVPHGHPSKLGPENKDPAAASDNGPKLTIKPLGISRLPVLAKSLPLKTPSDFTLSHKRWEDNSLAGKAKRMKPSTKPVPFNFSNHKANRMGAQNQRGPLAATERAGAQPTQPKSTFSTAAHLKTRPTTTTAKLPSSIPATHNKAQSKSTVELAVQLPTLHLAARKAGPGPGGILSQQNRESVKPHQTQAPSAATSMSLSQHPKGKAQSSSDNLLHVPGLGQLSRPPSSFALGSGLSSSAFSFSSASTASAQPTALSTEACGGHFDMLSLKDPSMPGQLPSSSAGSVEATFHSDPSALRSILQNEGISAARVFMSSRPSTQAYNNMPQRVSIMKNGPKTALSAGPVKSVQFSPEPSSLNSILQDEGVSYSLQPQRVSVMKSHQKTAASAGPVRSVQFFPDAAALGSILQNEEAQRVPITKWHTEAPGEPMVTSVSLTPALKWTPQRVPDTRHQPMSMRRLLSAHWTPYAGSPSLRGLQGHSGDLETCKEEIVQTLFKETEEEERTDGVVLDQDPAETRADQQLTKEEKQSNTGGRLQTFYQAPHRESVIFFSTAKKLHRAAPAHEQESPVARSLERGGPMEHCAAAGQEAMHLLPLHPELDRASAPEIPEVTAAATDLTRLTNLSAFVPLSQPRDSIMFPKSGALSSATALLRRRLPPLKELRLDAEVATYTSSPFLPPSSSWPLQTRCGNPVAAALHLQDYTFFQPIILDPSSTSYSSPLWKR, from the exons ATGGATTCCTCTCCAGTACTGCGTCAGCAATGTCAGAACACAATCCTGAACGACCATTCAAG TCTCAACAGAATGACAGCAGACACAAAGCCAGGCTCTAAACACCCCTCTGTACCCCACCCTTCCAAACACCTCTCTGTACCCCACCCTTCCAAACACCTCTCTGTACCCCACCCTTCCAAACACCCCTCTGTACCCCACCCTTCCAAACACCCCTCTGTACCCCATGGCCATCCTTCCAAACTGGGGCCTGAGAACAAGGACCCAGCAGCAGCCTCAGACAACGGTCCTAAACTCACTATAAAACCGCTGGGCATCAGCAGGCTGCCAGTGCTGGCCAAGTCCCTGCCCCTTAAGACTCCCTCTGACTTCACACTGTCACACAAGAGATGGGAGGACAACTCTCTAGCG GGTAAAGCCAAGAGGATGAAACCAAGCACCAAGCCTGTGCCTTTCAACTTCTCTAATCACAAGGCAAACCGAATGGGGGCACAGAACCAGAGGGGACCGCTGGCTGCTACTGAAAGGGCTGGTGCTCAACCAACCCAACCTAAAAGTACTTTTAGCACTGCTGCCCATCTAAAAACAAGACCCACAACAACCACTGCCAAACTGCCCAGTAGCATCCCAGCAACTCATAACAAGGCCCAATCAAAGTCAACAGTAGAGCTTGCTGTTCAACTCCCAACACTACACTTGGCAGCTAGAAAAGCAGGCCCAGGGCCTGGCGGCATCTTGTCACAGCAAAATAGAGAGTCGGTGAAGCCTCATCAAACCCAGGCTCCCAGTGCTGCCACCTCCATGTCTTTGTCTCAACATCCAAAAGGAAAGGCCCAGTCTTCTTCAGATAATCTATTGCACGTACCTGGATTGGGACAACTTTCCAGACCTCCCAGTTCATTTGCTCTTGGCTCAGGTCTTTCGTCCAGTGCTTTCTCATTTAGTAGTGCCTCCACTGCCTCAGCCCAGCCCACTGCCCTCAGTACGGAAGCCTGTGGGGGCCATTTTGACATGCTCAGCTTGAAAGATCCTTCCATGCCTGGGCAGTTACCAAGTAGTAGCGCTG ggAGTGTGGAGGCTACCTtccactctgacccctctgcCCTACGTAGTATCCTCCAGAATGAGGGAATCAGTGCAGCCAGGGTCTTTATGTCCAGCCGTCCCTCTACACAAGCCtataacaacatg CCCCAGAGAGTGTCCATCATGAAGAATGGTCCGAAGACAGCGCTCTCTGCTG GTCCCGTAAAGTCTGTTCAGTTCTCCCCTGAGCCTTCATCCCTCAACAGCATCCTGCAGGATGAAGGGGTCAGCTACTCTCTCCAGCCCCAGAGAGTGTCTGTCATGAAGAGTCACCAGAAGACAGCAGCCTCTGCAG GTCCAGTACGGAGTGTTCAGTTCTTCCCAGATGCTGCAGCCCTCGGCAGCATCCTGCAGAATGAAGAG GCACAGCGAGTACCTATCACAAAGTGGCACACTGAAGCACCTGGAGAACCTATGG TGACATCAGTCAGCCTGACCCCTGCCTTAAAGTGGACACCCCAGCGGGTCCCTGACACAAGGCATCAGCCCATGTCCATG AGGAGGCTCCTGTCTGCCCATTGGACCCCCTACGCAGGCTCTCCCAGTCTCAGGGGCCTCCAGGGCCACAGCGGAGATCTGGAGACATGCAAGGAG GAGATTGTCCAGACATTGTTTAAGGAGACTGAAGAGGAAGAACGGACAGACGGTGTGGTGTTGGATCAAGACCCTGCTGAGACGCGAGCAGACCAACAGCTGACGAAGGAGGAGAAGCAAAGTAACACAGGAGGACGACTCCAGACTTTCTACCAAGCCCCACACAGAGAATCAGTCATTTTCTTCTCAACTGCCAAGAAGCTGCACAGAGCAGCTCCAGCACACGAACAGGAGAGTCCTGTGGCCAGATCTCTGGAGCGAGGTGGGCCCATGGAGCATTGTGCTGCAGCAGGACAGGAGGCGATGCACCTCCTCCCTCTGCATCCAGAGTTAGACAGAGCCTCTGCACCAGAGATCCCTGAAGTCACAGCTGCAGCCACAGATCTGACCAGGTTGACCAACCTTTCAGCTTTTGTCCCCCTGAGCCAGCCCAGAG ATAGTATTATGTTCCCAAAGAGCGGTGCTCTGAGTTCTGCTACAGCCTTGCTCCGCCGGCGCCTCCCCCCTCTGAAGGAGCTACGTCTGGATGCGGAGGTGGCCACCTACACCTCCTCCCCATTCCTACCTCCCTCGTCATCTTGGCCCCTGCAGACCCGCTGTGGAAACCCTGTAGCAGCAGCCCTGCATCTCCAGGACTACACT TTTTTTCAGCCAATTATCTTGGACCCCTCATCTACttcctactcctctcctctctggaagAGATGA
- the LOC139557770 gene encoding differentially expressed in FDCP 6 homolog: protein MYREEGGRERKSYAAVDMDLRSELLKSIWYGFTALDLEKSGKVSKSQLKVLSHNLCTVLSIPHDPVALEEHFRDDDDGPVSSQGYMPYLNKYILDKVEEGSFVKEQVDELCWTLTAKKNYKPGKDNKNVLPGKDAFSLWCLFNFLSEDKYPLVMVPDEVEYLLKKMCMAMSVELNCVELEDFISKDTVQQNGFTVWSFLEMMNSGKVTRGMDQGITSMAIEEVYREIVGDVLKEGYLWKKGQLRRNWKERWFTLRPGTLAYYTSEDRKERQGNISLDGDCCVEVLPDRDGKRCMFCLKTLSKTYEMSASDTKQRQEWTAAIQTAIRLLTEGKTSLHKDLKLKRREQREQRERRRLAKEEELQRFRALQEEKERKLAELELLKEAQRQAQALLEQDEMRRRQQHDEMQQALEVQLREAEESRASMQAEMILKEEEAERQRKRIKELEGLQTSLEEALHQEIKARQDEEVFRYAQTGLLSEEEEKMKALMALQDEQEEYIRKTQREKQELRQEMENKTRALEEAQRQLEEVRANRHRVDQDVVAAQRKLRQASTNVKHWNVQMNRLMRPVGPGEKRSSGGSFSSFQMPSQRDPGLRLRQRSEEQDDESKENVDSSGAGLVCEGERRLSQTSNGGMDIP, encoded by the exons GTTCTGTCCCATAACCTGTGTACGGTTCTGTCCATCCCCCACGACCCAGTGGCTCTGGAAGAACACTTcagggatgatgatgatggacCGGTCTCCAGCCAGGGGTACATGCCTTACCTCAACAAATACATACTGGACAAG GTAGAAGAGGGCAGTTTTGTCAAGGAACAAGTAGATGAGCTTTGCTGGACTCTCACTGCTAAGAAGAACTACAAGCCGGGGAAGGACAATAAGAACGTGTTGCCAGGGAAAGATGCCTTTAGTCTATGGTGCCTGTTTAACtttttgtcagaggacaaatacCCTCTGGTTATGGTCCCAGATGAG GTGGAATACCTGCTCAAGAAGATGTGTATGGCCATGAGTGTTGAGCTCAACTGTGTGGAGCTGGAGGACTTCATCTCCAAGGATACAGTGCAGCAGAATGGTTTCACTGTCTGGTCCTTCCTGGAGATGATGAACTCTGGGAAGGTAACTAGAGGCATGGACCAGGGAATCACCAGCATGGCCATAGAGGAGGTGTACAGGGAGATAGTTGGTGATGTCCTCAAAGAG GGGTATCTTTGGAAGAAGGGTCAGCTGAGGAGGAATTGGAAGGAGCGCTGGTTCACCCTGAGGCCCGGTACCCTGGCCTACTACACCAGCGAGGACCGCAAGGAGCGCCAGGGAAACATCTCTCTGGACGGGGACTGCTGTGTGGAGGTGCTGCCAGACAGAGATGGGAAGAGGTGTATGTTCTGTCTGAAAACTCTCTCCAAGACCTATGAGATGAGTGCCTCAGACACCAAGCAGAGACAGGAATGGACAGCAG ccaTTCAGACAGCCATCCGTCTACTCACTGAAGGGAAGACCTCTCTCCACAAGGACCTGAAGCTGaagaggagggagcagagggagcagcGGGAGAGGAGGCGGCTGGCCAAAGAGGAGGAGCTTCAACGTTTTCGGGCCCTCCAGGAGGAGAAAGAGCGTAAGCTGGCCGAGCTGGAGCTCCTGAAGGAGGCACAGAGGCAGGCCCAGGCTCTCCTGGAGCAGGACGAGATGAGGAGGCGTCAGCAGCATGATGAGATGCAGCAGGCCCTGGAGGTGCAGCTCCGCGAGGCAGAGGAG tCGCGGGCCAGCATGCAGGCAGAGATGATTctgaaggaggaggaggcggaGCGGCAGAGGAAGAGGATCAAGGAGCTGGAGGGGTTGCAGACGAGTCTGGAGGAGGCCTTGCACCAGGAGATCAAGGCCAGACAGGACGAAGAGGTCTTTAGATACGCACAGACTGG TTTgctgtctgaggaggaggagaagatgaaggCCCTGATGGCCCTCCAGGATGAGCAGGAGGAGTACATCCGGAAGAcccagagagagaagcaggagcTGCGGCAAGAGATGGAGAACAAGACCCGGGCTCTGGAGGAGGCCCAGCGGCAGCTGGAGGAGGTCAGGGCCAACCGACACCGGGTCGACCAGGACGTTGTG GCTGCCCAAAGGAAGCTTCGCCAGGCCAGCACCAATGTCAAACACTGGAATGTTCAGATGAACCGGCTGATGCGTCCAGTCGGACCAGGAG AGAAGAGATCTTCTGGAGGCTCGTTCTCCAGTTTCCAGATGCCGTCTCAGAGAGATCCCGGCCTGCGTCTGAGACAGCGGTCAGAGGAGCAGGATGATGAGAGCAAGGAGAACGTGGACAGCAGTGGTGCAGGGTTAgtttgtgaaggagagagacgtctctcacagacctctaACGGAGGCATGGACATCCCCTGA